From a region of the Posidoniimonas corsicana genome:
- a CDS encoding helix-turn-helix domain-containing protein, whose translation MAMGRPKSLDDQKQREVCALVSAGMSLPKVAMYVGCSVKTIRRLRDCEPDFDERMRRAQLAADLNPLEAMRRASGTHWRAAAWMLDRQERRGQSGKDKRRDGEFLRAVTDAHAKARQLVQREVICPLTQDRLQPGLDLLFATLAGEAAGGTSVPMPGAEGTKVAAESTTQDAPDTAVQA comes from the coding sequence ATGGCGATGGGGCGACCAAAGAGCCTAGACGATCAGAAGCAGCGGGAGGTTTGCGCGTTGGTTTCGGCCGGCATGTCGCTGCCCAAGGTGGCGATGTACGTCGGCTGCAGCGTGAAGACCATCCGCCGGCTGCGGGACTGCGAGCCAGACTTCGACGAGCGGATGCGGCGGGCCCAGCTGGCCGCCGACCTGAACCCGCTCGAGGCGATGCGCCGCGCGTCGGGGACGCACTGGCGGGCCGCGGCCTGGATGCTGGACCGCCAGGAACGCCGCGGGCAAAGCGGCAAGGACAAACGACGTGACGGGGAGTTTCTGCGGGCGGTGACCGACGCCCACGCCAAGGCCCGGCAACTGGTGCAGCGGGAGGTGATCTGCCCGCTGACGCAGGACCGGCTGCAGCCGGGGCTCGACCTGCTGTTCGCGACCCTGGCGGGCGAAGCGGCCGGCGGGACTTCTGTCCCTATGCCGGGCGCCGAGGGGACAAAAGTCGCCGCTGAGTCGACCACGCAGGACGCGCCGGACACTGCTGTACAAGCGTGA
- a CDS encoding PEP-CTERM sorting domain-containing protein has product MKHWICFPLMSALIAAASASAQTPLPVSIDGAGTADFLSAVPTDFAPFNATGMINFRGESLPYELTSADVGGVMITDPGPPLVADFSNSVPVTFSSTAPGDGSQISLNYQGVVTLTPVSATEFTAEFVADFTPIAGTGAGLFDGVVGGSFEMTAVVSQPFVPKLDPSQVDGYSLDIPFTWMTTGGANDVFQVVPEPATAWLALVGAVAAARRRRAA; this is encoded by the coding sequence ATGAAACACTGGATCTGTTTCCCGCTGATGTCGGCGCTGATTGCCGCCGCCTCGGCCTCCGCCCAGACGCCGCTGCCGGTGTCGATCGACGGCGCTGGGACCGCCGATTTCTTGTCGGCCGTGCCGACCGATTTCGCGCCGTTCAACGCGACAGGAATGATTAACTTTCGGGGCGAGAGCCTGCCGTACGAACTGACCTCGGCGGACGTGGGGGGCGTGATGATTACCGACCCCGGCCCCCCGTTGGTGGCCGATTTCAGCAACTCGGTTCCGGTTACCTTCTCCAGCACCGCACCGGGCGATGGCAGCCAGATCTCGCTGAACTACCAGGGCGTCGTGACCCTGACGCCCGTCAGCGCAACCGAGTTCACCGCGGAGTTTGTCGCGGACTTCACGCCGATCGCCGGGACCGGGGCTGGGTTGTTCGACGGCGTTGTCGGCGGTTCGTTCGAGATGACCGCGGTGGTCTCGCAGCCGTTCGTCCCCAAGCTCGATCCCAGCCAGGTCGACGGCTACTCGCTGGACATCCCATTCACGTGGATGACCACCGGCGGGGCCAACGACGTCTTCCAGGTCGTGCCCGAGCCAGCCACGGCGTGGCTGGCCCTGGTGGGCGCGGTCGCAGCGGCCCGCCGCCGTCGCGCGGCTTGA
- a CDS encoding BNR-4 repeat-containing protein, whose product MILLVSAGGAFPTAVIATEVVDAAPANGYRGIWYSVGRTGDEYRYKYSGGLGTYCAKHAPFAVHRAEVGKTFFVYGGAASGTTDRLVHMVGCYDHQTGLVARPRLLLDKQTGDAHDNPVLSVDDEGHLWVFSTSHGRGRPSFIHKSVEPHAIDRFERIDAVYGGAGGETPLDNFSYVQAWRRPAGGFAAFFTHYQDPADRTSMFMTSEDGRRWSAWTRLAAIEKGHYQISAARDGLLAAAFNYHPRSGGLDSRTNLYYLQTPDSGHSWQTADGQPVDTPVTSPNSPCLVHDFASEGRNVYLKDIRLDGAGRPLILVVTSGGHAPGPTNDPRTWELFRWTGDAWRRSVVARSDNNYDMGSLYLEDGRLRVIAPTLPGPQAYNPGGEIAMHVSTDGGQAWRLERRLTDGSEHNHGYVRRPVDAAADFYALWADGHGRQPSESRLYFCTQAGEVFRLPTTMDSAWARPQPVTAPPADARP is encoded by the coding sequence ATGATTCTGCTCGTGTCGGCCGGTGGAGCGTTCCCCACCGCGGTCATCGCCACGGAGGTTGTCGACGCCGCGCCGGCCAATGGCTACCGCGGCATCTGGTACAGCGTTGGCCGCACCGGCGATGAGTACCGCTACAAGTACTCCGGCGGCCTGGGCACGTACTGCGCCAAGCACGCCCCATTCGCCGTGCACCGGGCGGAGGTCGGCAAGACGTTCTTTGTGTACGGCGGGGCGGCGAGCGGGACCACCGACCGGCTGGTGCACATGGTGGGCTGCTACGACCACCAGACGGGCCTCGTCGCGCGGCCGCGGCTGCTGCTCGACAAGCAGACCGGCGACGCGCACGACAACCCGGTCCTGTCGGTCGACGACGAAGGCCACCTATGGGTGTTCTCCACCTCGCACGGGCGCGGCCGACCGTCGTTTATCCACAAGAGCGTCGAGCCGCACGCCATCGACCGGTTCGAGCGGATCGACGCCGTTTACGGTGGGGCCGGCGGCGAGACCCCGCTCGACAACTTCTCCTACGTGCAGGCCTGGCGGCGCCCGGCGGGCGGCTTCGCCGCGTTCTTCACGCACTACCAGGACCCGGCCGACCGAACCAGCATGTTCATGACCAGCGAGGACGGCCGCCGCTGGTCGGCGTGGACCCGACTGGCGGCGATCGAGAAGGGGCACTACCAGATCTCCGCGGCCCGGGACGGGCTGCTCGCGGCGGCCTTCAACTACCACCCGCGGAGCGGCGGCCTCGACAGCCGCACCAACCTCTACTACCTGCAGACGCCCGACTCGGGCCACAGCTGGCAGACAGCCGATGGCCAGCCGGTCGACACGCCCGTCACCTCGCCCAACTCGCCCTGCCTGGTGCACGACTTCGCAAGCGAGGGCCGGAACGTCTACCTGAAGGATATCCGGCTGGACGGCGCCGGCCGGCCGCTGATCCTGGTGGTCACCAGCGGGGGGCACGCGCCCGGGCCCACCAACGACCCGCGCACCTGGGAGCTGTTCCGCTGGACCGGCGACGCCTGGCGGCGGAGCGTGGTGGCGCGGTCGGACAACAACTACGACATGGGCTCGCTCTACCTGGAAGACGGCCGCCTGCGGGTGATTGCCCCGACGCTGCCCGGGCCGCAGGCGTACAACCCGGGCGGTGAGATCGCCATGCACGTCAGCACCGACGGCGGCCAGGCGTGGCGGCTCGAGCGGCGCCTTACCGATGGGTCGGAGCACAACCACGGCTACGTGCGGCGGCCGGTGGACGCGGCGGCCGACTTCTACGCCCTGTGGGCCGACGGTCACGGACGCCAGCCGTCGGAGTCGCGGCTCTACTTCTGCACGCAGGCGGGCGAGGTGTTCCGGCTGCCGACAACCATGGATAGCGCTTGGGCCCGCCCACAACCGGTGACGGCCCCGCCCGCTGACGCGCGCCCATAG